From a region of the Candidatus Rhabdochlamydia sp. T3358 genome:
- a CDS encoding V-type ATP synthase subunit D — translation MAEIKLTKMELRTQQLKLEQLQKYLPTLQMKKSMLQLEVSNAALEIERFISHLGVKQEKTQKYVQLFTDPSFDRLLAATQIQNREVLYDNIAGINVPKLEKIDFEKPRYSLFDTPIWFESVLSDIRDLITARERVQVAKQKKQVLERELKEVSIRVNLFEKILIPRARGNIRKIKIFLNDQQLAAVSQAKIAKKKIYQRSLEVHV, via the coding sequence GTGGCTGAAATAAAACTTACCAAAATGGAGTTGCGTACACAGCAGCTCAAACTAGAACAATTACAAAAATATTTACCTACTCTGCAGATGAAAAAATCGATGCTGCAACTGGAGGTGAGTAACGCTGCTTTAGAAATAGAGCGGTTTATTTCTCATCTGGGGGTTAAGCAGGAAAAAACGCAAAAATATGTGCAGCTATTCACTGATCCGAGCTTTGATCGATTATTAGCTGCAACCCAGATTCAAAATAGAGAAGTCCTTTATGACAATATTGCCGGAATTAATGTCCCTAAATTAGAAAAAATAGATTTTGAAAAACCGCGATACTCCTTATTTGATACACCCATTTGGTTTGAATCTGTATTAAGTGATATCAGAGATTTGATTACTGCTAGGGAAAGAGTACAGGTGGCTAAACAAAAAAAACAAGTTCTTGAAAGAGAGTTAAAAGAGGTTTCGATTCGTGTGAATCTTTTTGAGAAGATTTTAATACCACGTGCCCGAGGCAATATTAGAAAAATTAAGATATTTTTAAATGACCAACAATTAGCAGCGGTATCTCAAGCTAAGATAGCAAAAAAGAAGATCTATCAACGTTCTCTTGAGGTTCATGTATGA
- a CDS encoding V-type ATP synthase subunit I, with amino-acid sequence MIIPMKKYLILGVQEDLENFFKKAQQQGVLEFIPGKNKTPSAVPKEMQCFIDAIRILRKLNPTDKSKNTEQSAEEIALHIIHLKKETERLSEQIRIIRLEIARVSPLGDFSKEDIAYIEEQAKKVIQFFCMKTLKRAENPPDEGLIYLSTEYDLDYFMAIHTAPVSYPHMIEMRVDKPVGVLREQLEATKQSLQKIERELKESVCFQPFLQEALITHLNTYHLEQAKNTVQYPLENSIFCVEAWIPQNKIRILYSLVNDMAIHCESIAVEEGEMVPTYMENKGIARIGEDLVRVYDIPAHTDKDPSTWVFWFFVLFFSIIVADGGYGLLYLALAGFCWFKFPNLKGQKRRFLKLATILATGCVLWGVCTASFFGLELKPSDWLMRISPLQTLVVKKADYHLQQNDDVQQELDEKFPQIRSAVTGQEVIEKAVEYKDGKTSYAVSDDFSRNILLDFSILLGIVHISCSLMRYFFRNWAGIGWVLFMIGGYLYFPSILNATTILHFLHLVSKTQGAEIGLQLIFSGIIIAVALALIQHRLKGLKHLTQLLEVFADVLSYLRLYALALAGTIMASTFNQLGKSAGLFGFIPILGGHSINILLGLMAGVIHGLRLNFIEWYHYCFDGGGRLFKPLTYLKSKEN; translated from the coding sequence ATGATTATTCCTATGAAAAAATATCTCATTCTAGGGGTGCAGGAAGATCTTGAGAATTTCTTTAAAAAGGCGCAGCAGCAAGGAGTATTAGAGTTTATCCCCGGAAAAAATAAAACACCTAGTGCAGTCCCTAAAGAAATGCAGTGTTTTATCGATGCAATTCGCATTTTACGTAAGCTTAACCCTACAGATAAGTCAAAAAACACAGAACAATCCGCAGAAGAGATAGCTCTACATATTATTCATTTGAAAAAAGAGACAGAGCGCTTATCAGAACAGATACGGATAATCAGATTGGAAATTGCAAGAGTTTCTCCATTAGGGGATTTTTCTAAAGAGGATATTGCATACATCGAAGAGCAAGCAAAAAAAGTCATCCAGTTTTTTTGTATGAAGACGCTCAAACGTGCAGAGAATCCACCAGATGAGGGGTTGATTTACCTGAGTACCGAATATGACCTAGATTATTTTATGGCTATTCACACAGCTCCTGTTAGCTATCCTCATATGATTGAGATGCGCGTGGATAAACCAGTAGGCGTTTTAAGAGAACAGCTAGAAGCAACTAAGCAGTCCCTGCAGAAAATAGAAAGAGAGCTCAAAGAATCCGTCTGCTTTCAACCTTTTCTGCAAGAAGCGCTAATTACACACTTGAATACCTATCACTTAGAACAAGCTAAAAATACGGTTCAATATCCTTTAGAAAACTCTATTTTTTGTGTAGAAGCATGGATTCCTCAAAACAAGATACGCATCTTGTATTCTTTAGTCAATGATATGGCCATTCACTGTGAATCTATTGCTGTAGAAGAAGGGGAAATGGTTCCTACTTATATGGAAAATAAAGGTATTGCTCGAATTGGTGAGGATCTTGTGCGTGTGTACGATATTCCAGCTCACACAGATAAAGATCCTTCTACCTGGGTGTTTTGGTTTTTTGTGCTCTTTTTTTCCATCATTGTTGCAGATGGAGGTTATGGTTTACTCTATCTTGCCTTAGCAGGCTTTTGTTGGTTTAAGTTCCCTAATCTTAAAGGACAGAAAAGAAGATTTTTAAAATTAGCTACTATTTTAGCAACAGGCTGTGTTTTATGGGGTGTATGTACAGCTTCTTTCTTTGGATTAGAACTGAAACCCAGTGATTGGCTTATGCGAATTTCTCCGCTTCAAACACTTGTAGTGAAAAAGGCAGATTATCACCTGCAGCAAAACGATGATGTACAGCAGGAATTAGATGAGAAGTTTCCTCAAATAAGAAGTGCTGTTACCGGGCAAGAGGTCATTGAAAAAGCGGTTGAATACAAAGATGGAAAAACAAGCTATGCTGTATCGGATGATTTTTCTAGGAATATTCTGTTAGATTTTTCTATCCTACTGGGGATTGTGCATATTTCTTGCTCCTTAATGCGGTATTTTTTCCGTAATTGGGCAGGAATTGGCTGGGTTCTTTTTATGATAGGTGGTTATTTGTATTTTCCCTCTATCTTAAACGCCACTACTATTTTACATTTTTTACATCTAGTAAGTAAAACCCAAGGCGCTGAAATTGGCCTGCAGTTGATTTTTAGTGGGATTATTATAGCAGTTGCATTAGCGCTTATTCAACATCGTTTAAAAGGGTTGAAGCATCTTACACAACTTCTAGAAGTATTTGCTGATGTGCTTTCTTATTTGCGTCTATATGCTTTAGCACTTGCTGGAACTATTATGGCATCTACATTTAATCAATTGGGAAAAAGTGCTGGGTTATTTGGATTCATACCCATTTTAGGAGGCCATAGCATAAACATTCTTCTTGGACTCATGGCAGGTGTTATTCATGGGCTTCGTCTCAATTTTATTGAATGGTACCACTATTGTTTTGATGGAGGAGGACGCTTATTTAAACCTCTAACCTATTTGAAATCGAAAGAAAATTAA
- a CDS encoding ATP synthase subunit C, translated as MDYSMVGPALVLGLGCAGSAIGCGIGGMASHAVMSRVEENHGQFIGMSAVASSQAIYGFVLMLLMKAKIVSGELSPLSGIGIGISVGVAFLFSSIYQGLCAASGIQASAKQPAIIGKCFAALGIIESFSLFAFVFALLLI; from the coding sequence ATGGATTATAGTATGGTAGGACCTGCACTAGTTTTAGGATTAGGCTGTGCTGGAAGCGCAATTGGTTGTGGAATTGGCGGTATGGCATCTCACGCTGTTATGAGCCGTGTAGAAGAAAACCATGGGCAATTTATTGGTATGTCTGCTGTGGCTTCTTCTCAAGCCATTTACGGATTTGTTCTGATGTTGCTCATGAAGGCTAAAATTGTTTCAGGAGAGTTATCTCCTCTGTCTGGTATTGGTATTGGTATATCCGTTGGAGTGGCCTTTCTCTTTTCTTCCATCTACCAAGGGTTATGCGCAGCATCTGGTATTCAAGCTTCGGCTAAACAACCAGCGATTATTGGAAAGTGTTTTGCAGCATTAGGAATTATTGAATCATTTTCCTTATTTGCATTTGTTTTTGCTCTTTTACTGATTTAA